One region of Canis aureus isolate CA01 chromosome 31, VMU_Caureus_v.1.0, whole genome shotgun sequence genomic DNA includes:
- the MAP6D1 gene encoding MAP6 domain-containing protein 1: protein MAWPCISRLCCLARRWNQLDRSDVAVPLTLHGHSDLESEEPAPGDAAPRKGPSPAGAREPGRDVPLTQYQRDFGVWTAPAGPRDAPQGRGAGAAAAAGAGGRRGKPSAAPGRGVYVLPIGDADAAAAVTTSYRQEFQAWTGVKPSRSTKARPATVITTHSSGWDSSPRDSFQAPEGRKKFTPNPSAIFQASAPRILNV from the exons atGGCGTGGCCCTGCATCAGCCGCCTCTGCTGCCTGGCGCGGCGCTGGAACCAGCTGGACCGCTCCGACGTGGCGGTGCCGCTGACCCTACACGGCCACTCGGACCTCGAGAGCGAGGAGCCCGCCCCGGGCGACGCCGCCCCGCGCAAGGGCCCGTCCCCCGCGGGCGCCCGGGAGCCGGGCCGGGACGTGCCGCTCACTCAGTACCAGCGGGACTTCGGGGTGTGGACGGCGCCGGCGGGGCCCCGGGATGCTCcgcaggggcgcggggcgggggcggcggcggcggcgggggcgggcggccgcAGGGGCAAGCCGTCCGCGGCCCCGGGCCGGGGTGTGTACGTGCTCCCCATCGGCGACGCAGACGCGGCCGCAGCGGTGACCACGTCGTACAG ACAGGAATTCCAGGCCTGGACCGGAGTGAAGCCGTCGAGATCCACAAAGGCGAGACCCGCCACAGTCATAACAACCCACAGCTCTGGATGGGACAGCAGCCCCCGGGACAGCTTCCAG GCTCCTGAGGGGAGGAAGAAGTTTACCCCTAACCCCTCAGCCATCTTTCAGGCATCAGCTCCCCGGATCCTCAATGTGTGA